A region from the Oceanidesulfovibrio marinus genome encodes:
- a CDS encoding IS481 family transposase, producing the protein MTTKRKVARRKMSLLELATELGNVSKACKIMGYSRQQFYEIRRNYQTFGAEGLLDRLPGPRGPHPNRVDEAVEQAILDYCLAHPTHGPLRVAQQLVLQGVQVSSGGVRGVWSRHGLLTRHERLLRLEKSVREQRLELSDEQIRVLERFSPEFRDRHIETRHTGDLVAVDTFFVGTLKGVGRVYLQSVIDCHSRYAWGRLYTTKLPVTAVHVLNEDVLPFFEEHIARISTILSDNGREFCGRPDKHPYELFLQLEGIEHRTTQVRRPQSNGFVERLHRTLLDEHFRIKGREKWYESVEEMQEDLDSYLNHYNRERTHQGRGMDGRVPYQAFLDGIVIDEAEVEKEEAA; encoded by the coding sequence ATGACCACGAAACGCAAAGTAGCACGAAGGAAGATGAGTCTGCTAGAGCTGGCCACTGAATTGGGCAACGTCAGCAAAGCGTGCAAAATCATGGGCTATTCCAGGCAGCAGTTCTACGAGATCCGGCGCAACTACCAGACCTTCGGCGCCGAAGGTCTATTGGACCGCCTGCCCGGGCCGCGAGGCCCGCACCCCAACCGCGTCGACGAGGCTGTCGAGCAGGCCATCCTCGACTACTGCTTGGCTCACCCCACGCACGGGCCGCTCCGCGTCGCCCAACAGCTTGTCCTGCAAGGCGTCCAGGTCAGCTCCGGCGGTGTCCGCGGCGTCTGGAGCCGGCACGGCTTGCTCACACGCCACGAGCGGTTGCTGCGGCTGGAGAAGAGCGTGCGAGAGCAGCGTTTGGAGCTCTCGGACGAACAAATCCGCGTCCTGGAGCGCTTCAGTCCCGAGTTTCGCGACCGGCACATCGAGACGCGTCACACCGGCGACCTCGTGGCCGTGGACACCTTCTTCGTGGGCACGCTCAAGGGCGTTGGACGCGTGTATTTGCAGTCGGTTATCGACTGCCACAGCCGCTATGCCTGGGGCCGACTCTACACCACCAAGTTGCCGGTTACCGCGGTTCACGTGCTCAATGAGGACGTGCTGCCGTTCTTCGAGGAGCACATCGCGCGCATTTCGACGATTCTCTCGGACAACGGTCGCGAGTTCTGCGGTCGCCCGGACAAGCATCCGTACGAATTGTTCTTGCAATTAGAAGGGATTGAGCACCGGACAACGCAGGTTCGCCGGCCGCAGAGCAACGGCTTTGTGGAGCGGTTGCATCGGACATTGCTCGACGAGCATTTCCGCATCAAGGGCCGCGAGAAGTGGTACGAATCGGTGGAGGAAATGCAAGAGGATCTGGACAGTTACCTGAACCACTACAACCGGGAACGCACCCATCAGGGCCGCGGCATGGACGGCCGAGTGCCCTACCAAGCGTTCCTGGACGGCATCGTAATCGACGAAGCAGAGGTAGAAAAAGAAGAAGCAGCGTAG
- the ilvD gene encoding dihydroxy-acid dehydratase, producing the protein MSFTFKDTKYRSAKVVNGVTRGGPRAHLKGLGHTAEEFGKPFIGIVNCFNEMHPGHIHFDRIGKAIRDGVQQAGGVPFEFHTISICDGFLQGHIGMCYSLPSREITADSIEIMAQAQQLDGLVFICGCDKTVPGMLMALLRLNLPSIVVTGGPMLPGRVKGQEYATYELKEAAGRLKSGQITEGEFFELEDALSPGPGSCAMMGTANSMSIASEALGLTLPGSATTHAVEGKKIRMAKESGRRIVQLVEENLLPLSIVTQEVLEGALRVVMSVGGSTNTSIHFPALAYEAGLNLTLEDIERISSSTPYICKIKPSGSHTLLDLNDAGGIPVVMKELSSMLPLDRMTVTGKTFRENIEAFANSNKEVIRPIANAYMKQSSLAVLKGNLAPEGCVIKQTGISEKMRRHTGPARCFSSEEEATEAILEGKINAGEVIVIRYEGPCGGPGMREMLTATSALMGVGLGESVALVTDGRFSGSTRGPCIGHVSPEAALGGPLCAVQDGDSITIDVDGRSIELHVDDDELQRRIEANTFTPKPQAGSGYLKRYSGAVSTAKYGAILK; encoded by the coding sequence ATGAGTTTCACGTTCAAAGACACGAAGTACAGAAGTGCCAAGGTGGTCAATGGAGTGACCCGCGGAGGCCCGAGGGCGCATCTGAAAGGCCTAGGCCATACGGCTGAGGAGTTCGGCAAGCCGTTTATCGGCATTGTAAACTGTTTCAACGAGATGCACCCCGGCCATATCCACTTCGACCGCATCGGAAAGGCCATTCGCGACGGTGTGCAGCAGGCTGGGGGCGTGCCTTTCGAGTTCCATACCATCAGCATTTGTGATGGCTTCCTTCAGGGCCACATAGGCATGTGCTACTCCCTGCCGTCCAGGGAGATTACGGCGGATTCCATCGAGATCATGGCCCAGGCCCAGCAGCTGGATGGATTGGTGTTCATTTGTGGTTGCGACAAGACCGTTCCAGGCATGCTCATGGCGCTGCTGCGGTTGAACCTGCCCTCCATCGTGGTGACCGGCGGCCCCATGTTGCCTGGCCGGGTCAAAGGGCAGGAGTATGCAACGTATGAGCTCAAGGAAGCGGCGGGCCGCCTGAAAAGCGGGCAGATCACCGAAGGCGAATTCTTCGAGCTGGAAGACGCGCTTTCGCCCGGGCCCGGCTCCTGCGCAATGATGGGCACGGCCAACTCCATGTCCATTGCCTCGGAAGCGCTGGGGCTGACCTTGCCAGGATCGGCCACGACACACGCCGTAGAGGGCAAGAAGATACGCATGGCAAAGGAAAGCGGCAGGCGCATCGTGCAGCTCGTTGAGGAGAACCTCCTGCCTTTGTCCATTGTCACGCAAGAGGTGCTGGAAGGCGCCTTGCGCGTGGTCATGAGCGTGGGCGGATCCACGAATACGTCCATCCACTTCCCGGCGCTGGCTTACGAGGCGGGCCTCAACCTGACGCTCGAAGACATCGAGCGCATCAGTTCTTCCACGCCCTATATCTGCAAGATCAAACCGTCCGGCTCCCACACGCTGCTGGATCTCAACGATGCCGGCGGCATCCCGGTGGTCATGAAGGAGCTGTCTTCCATGTTGCCCCTGGACCGGATGACAGTCACCGGCAAGACCTTCCGGGAGAACATCGAGGCATTTGCGAACAGCAACAAAGAGGTGATCCGACCCATAGCAAACGCATACATGAAGCAATCCAGTCTGGCGGTTCTCAAGGGCAATCTCGCGCCGGAAGGGTGCGTGATCAAGCAGACCGGCATTTCGGAAAAGATGCGCAGGCACACCGGCCCGGCTCGTTGCTTCTCATCCGAGGAAGAGGCCACGGAAGCGATACTTGAAGGCAAGATCAATGCCGGCGAGGTGATCGTCATCCGGTATGAAGGTCCGTGCGGCGGCCCTGGCATGCGGGAAATGCTCACGGCGACATCAGCGCTCATGGGCGTGGGCCTCGGCGAATCTGTCGCGCTTGTCACAGATGGTCGCTTCTCCGGTTCAACGAGAGGACCGTGCATTGGACATGTCTCCCCCGAAGCCGCACTAGGGGGGCCGCTGTGCGCCGTTCAAGACGGCGACTCCATCACCATCGACGTGGACGGACGATCCATCGAGCTGCATGTCGACGACGATGAGTTGCAGCGGCGAATCGAAGCAAACACTTTCACACCGAAACCGCAGGCCGGAAGTGGGTACCTGAAGCGGTATTCGGGCGCTGTGTCCACAGCAAAATATGGAGCAATTTTGAAGTAG
- a CDS encoding dihydrodipicolinate synthase family protein, which yields MTKQLLQGTVTAAFNPVDQDGSVDQKMLRSFCDFQIDSGVDALFVNGSTGEFAVLSIEMQKTAIKAYVDAADGRIPVVAHVGSTRQDEAFDLANYAESLGVFGIAAVPPFYYGFDKDALTTYFVTLGKSAPNTPLYLYNFPAAARNDLTPQYLMELRKVCPQLAGVKDTTQDYCRYVDYVDLLGSDFSSMMGSDAMYLACMIIGGTGAISALAASNPEIMVGIKREYEAGNLDAARNLQKLASRLRHVFNRPAGQTRRKQVLALRGIAFPDPHAPMRSLTEAEKAEMKEELRRLEDEFSVPLLKPVEASN from the coding sequence ATGACTAAACAGCTTCTTCAGGGAACAGTTACGGCAGCTTTCAACCCGGTCGATCAGGATGGCTCGGTCGACCAGAAGATGCTCCGCTCGTTCTGTGATTTTCAGATCGACAGTGGTGTGGACGCCCTTTTCGTCAACGGGTCCACGGGCGAATTCGCCGTTCTTTCAATCGAGATGCAGAAAACCGCCATCAAGGCGTATGTTGATGCTGCGGACGGCCGAATTCCAGTGGTCGCGCATGTCGGAAGCACCCGGCAGGATGAAGCGTTTGATCTGGCCAACTATGCGGAAAGCCTTGGCGTTTTCGGAATAGCCGCGGTCCCGCCTTTTTACTACGGCTTTGATAAGGACGCGCTGACCACGTACTTCGTGACTCTCGGCAAGTCCGCACCCAACACCCCGCTGTACCTTTACAACTTCCCCGCAGCAGCGCGGAACGACCTTACCCCTCAGTATCTGATGGAGCTCCGCAAGGTCTGTCCGCAGCTGGCCGGCGTGAAGGACACCACTCAGGACTACTGCCGCTATGTAGACTACGTGGACCTTCTGGGCAGCGACTTCAGCTCCATGATGGGCAGCGACGCCATGTACCTGGCCTGCATGATTATCGGCGGCACAGGTGCAATCTCGGCCCTTGCCGCGAGCAACCCGGAGATCATGGTGGGCATCAAGCGAGAGTACGAGGCCGGCAACCTGGACGCCGCGCGCAATCTCCAAAAGCTCGCCTCCCGCCTGCGCCACGTCTTTAACCGTCCGGCAGGACAGACTCGCCGCAAGCAGGTCCTGGCTTTGCGCGGCATTGCCTTCCCCGATCCGCATGCTCCCATGCGCAGCCTGACCGAGGCTGAGAAAGCCGAGATGAAGGAAGAGCTCCGCAGGCTGGAAGATGAGTTCTCCGTGCCTCTTCTCAAGCCGGTCGAGGCTTCCAACTGA
- a CDS encoding LacI family DNA-binding transcriptional regulator yields MTETPQKKRKRRGSGRVTMKDVAKLSGVAPITVSRVLSGSDYASPAARDAVMAAVRELGYVPNRMAGGLASVHAPVVPILVPALRNAVFSDIIMGAQEHFFEHGLETLIGNTLYSISKEEHLTRTFLGWSPPAIMITGGTHSQATRDLLSSIEIPVIELMELVEKPLGINVGLSHAGAGYDMTSVLIERGYEDIAFLGTMPDRDLRALKRMEGYQKALRDNGLRGDGFVQFYDQPSTFQLAAQFADIYLENRAKIRAVFCANDVLAVGLLMECQRRGIAVPGELAIAGFNDLSIAESVHPRLTTVHVPRYEMGTKAASMLVEVLSGETLESPIYNVGYEIIEREST; encoded by the coding sequence ATGACAGAAACGCCCCAGAAGAAAAGGAAGCGTCGAGGTAGTGGCCGCGTTACCATGAAGGACGTGGCCAAATTATCCGGCGTCGCCCCCATAACGGTTTCACGAGTTCTTTCAGGGTCTGATTATGCATCACCGGCAGCGCGTGACGCCGTCATGGCTGCTGTCCGTGAGTTGGGCTATGTGCCAAACCGGATGGCGGGAGGCCTCGCCTCCGTGCATGCTCCGGTCGTGCCCATACTCGTGCCGGCTTTGCGAAACGCCGTCTTCTCCGACATTATCATGGGTGCGCAGGAGCATTTTTTCGAGCACGGGCTGGAGACGCTGATCGGCAACACGCTCTATTCGATCTCCAAAGAGGAGCATCTCACCCGAACCTTTCTGGGATGGTCACCCCCGGCCATCATGATAACCGGCGGAACGCATTCCCAGGCCACGCGTGATTTGCTCTCCTCCATCGAGATTCCAGTTATCGAGCTGATGGAGCTTGTGGAAAAGCCGCTGGGCATCAACGTCGGTCTTTCCCACGCCGGGGCCGGCTATGATATGACGTCTGTCCTCATAGAGAGGGGATATGAAGACATTGCTTTTCTTGGAACGATGCCCGACAGGGACCTCCGTGCACTCAAACGCATGGAGGGATACCAAAAAGCGCTCCGAGACAACGGGCTGCGGGGCGACGGCTTTGTCCAGTTCTATGACCAGCCATCAACGTTTCAACTCGCCGCGCAATTCGCCGACATCTATCTCGAAAACAGGGCGAAAATCAGGGCGGTCTTCTGCGCCAACGACGTTCTCGCCGTCGGTCTGCTCATGGAATGCCAACGCCGTGGAATCGCTGTCCCTGGGGAGCTGGCCATTGCCGGTTTCAATGATTTGTCCATTGCGGAAAGCGTACATCCGAGACTGACCACTGTGCATGTGCCCCGCTACGAAATGGGAACAAAGGCAGCATCCATGCTCGTCGAGGTCCTTTCCGGGGAGACGCTTGAATCCCCAATCTATAATGTGGGTTATGAGATCATTGAGAGGGAATCGACCTGA
- the larA gene encoding nickel-dependent lactate racemase, with translation MAAIALPYGSTTIPLRIREGSNTKVYKPNRPSILQNPLEKTREVLRHPNGTKPLSMLLNEKKKDKILVVVNDETRPMPYDIFFPPLLEVFSQCGIPDSNITFLIATGLHKPHDEALNIKTFGAEMVERFQFISHDADDREMLVNLGPLPGGIPLEINRLAVEADFVITLGIVAPHYFAGFSGGRKSILPGVAGHETIERNHAKLFDVVDDLPEIHQNPISQEMIWGARKVGVDFILNAVVTDDQEVVHIVGGDMESAWYEATEVSKSMYEVPFSEFADLCIISASGYPRDVNMYQSQKTLDHGDRVTRNGGDIIMLTESPKGFGEPVFEEWLSKGMSPQDIVDAIRKNFVMGGHKAYWFSRVTLRKKLTIISSLSEEDTHKLFASKADNVQALYDAFLDENPQANVAILPQGSITLPVYSES, from the coding sequence ATGGCCGCCATAGCGCTCCCTTACGGGAGCACAACCATTCCATTGCGCATCCGGGAAGGTTCCAACACCAAGGTATACAAGCCGAACAGGCCAAGCATCCTCCAGAATCCGCTAGAGAAGACCCGCGAGGTGTTGCGCCATCCCAATGGCACAAAGCCATTATCGATGCTGCTCAACGAGAAGAAGAAAGATAAGATCCTTGTGGTCGTCAATGACGAAACAAGGCCGATGCCCTATGACATCTTCTTCCCGCCCTTGCTGGAAGTCTTTTCACAATGCGGCATACCTGACTCCAACATTACCTTCCTCATCGCTACGGGGCTGCACAAGCCCCACGATGAGGCCCTGAATATCAAAACATTCGGGGCGGAGATGGTGGAACGATTTCAATTTATCTCGCACGACGCCGATGACCGTGAGATGCTTGTCAATCTTGGGCCGCTTCCTGGTGGAATACCTCTTGAAATCAATCGACTGGCAGTGGAAGCAGATTTCGTGATCACTTTGGGAATCGTAGCGCCACACTACTTTGCCGGCTTCTCCGGCGGAAGAAAATCGATCCTCCCTGGTGTTGCAGGACATGAGACCATAGAAAGGAATCATGCAAAGTTGTTCGATGTCGTAGATGACTTGCCAGAAATCCATCAAAATCCTATCAGCCAGGAGATGATTTGGGGCGCTCGGAAAGTTGGTGTTGATTTCATCCTCAATGCAGTGGTGACTGATGACCAGGAAGTCGTCCACATTGTTGGAGGCGATATGGAATCGGCATGGTACGAGGCGACGGAAGTTTCAAAAAGTATGTATGAAGTTCCATTCAGTGAGTTTGCAGACTTGTGCATCATCTCAGCATCTGGATATCCACGCGATGTAAACATGTATCAGTCACAAAAGACTCTTGATCACGGAGATAGGGTGACGCGTAATGGCGGGGACATCATCATGCTCACCGAATCCCCGAAGGGGTTTGGGGAACCGGTTTTTGAAGAATGGCTGTCTAAAGGAATGTCCCCACAGGATATTGTGGATGCGATTCGTAAGAATTTTGTAATGGGTGGACACAAGGCATATTGGTTTTCACGAGTTACGTTGCGTAAAAAGCTTACGATCATCTCTTCGCTGAGCGAAGAAGATACACACAAGCTCTTTGCCAGCAAAGCTGACAATGTCCAGGCGCTCTATGACGCCTTCCTGGATGAGAATCCTCAAGCAAATGTCGCCATACTGCCGCAAGGAAGCATTACCCTCCCAGTTTATTCTGAGTCTTAG
- a CDS encoding NAD(P)-dependent malic enzyme: MNEEEIYRKAVDLVANARGKLEVTNKVGANNLEELSIAYTPGVAEPTRAVHADKSLQYQYTAKASMLAIVTDGTAVLGLGNVGPEAAMVVMEGKGVMLKHFANADPVPLCLSTTDVDEIVKTVKNVEPSFGFFFLEDIAAPRCFEIEERLNRELNVPVFHDDQHGTAMAICAGLKNVARLSGCDLSSKRVVISGAGASAIATANLLFELGIDKITMFDSKGALSKNRNDLNKYKQSVVDRSSVALEGNLADAFKGADIFIGLSRAGLVSKEMVASMNPDATIFALANPDPEIFPPDAIEAGARYIGTGRFDFPNTVNNLLAFPGIVKGAMRSRAAHITLAMKLAAIDAIANYVTDDKLSETYLLPNPLDMNLSDSVATAIAAVADS, encoded by the coding sequence ATGAACGAAGAAGAAATATATCGTAAAGCTGTTGATCTGGTAGCCAATGCACGTGGCAAACTGGAGGTCACAAACAAGGTCGGTGCAAATAATCTTGAAGAACTGAGCATCGCCTATACACCAGGCGTCGCCGAACCCACCCGTGCTGTACACGCAGATAAAAGCCTTCAATACCAATATACGGCAAAGGCCAGTATGCTTGCCATTGTCACTGATGGAACTGCCGTTCTTGGTCTTGGTAATGTCGGACCCGAAGCAGCAATGGTTGTTATGGAAGGGAAAGGAGTTATGCTGAAGCATTTTGCTAATGCAGATCCTGTACCACTGTGCCTTTCAACTACTGATGTTGATGAAATAGTAAAAACTGTCAAGAATGTAGAGCCTTCTTTTGGATTCTTTTTCCTTGAGGACATTGCCGCTCCCCGTTGTTTTGAAATTGAGGAACGTTTGAATCGTGAGCTGAACGTTCCTGTATTCCATGACGACCAGCATGGGACAGCCATGGCCATTTGTGCCGGTCTGAAGAATGTCGCGCGGTTGAGTGGGTGCGACCTGTCCAGCAAGCGGGTTGTCATAAGTGGTGCGGGCGCCTCGGCCATTGCCACAGCCAACCTTCTGTTCGAGCTTGGAATCGACAAGATAACCATGTTCGACAGCAAGGGCGCGCTTTCCAAGAATAGAAATGACTTAAACAAGTACAAGCAATCTGTTGTTGATCGAAGCAGCGTAGCTCTTGAAGGAAATCTGGCCGATGCATTTAAAGGTGCCGATATTTTTATCGGCCTTTCTCGCGCGGGCCTGGTCTCCAAGGAAATGGTGGCTTCAATGAATCCTGATGCCACAATATTTGCTCTCGCCAATCCTGATCCGGAAATCTTCCCCCCCGACGCCATAGAGGCAGGTGCCCGTTATATTGGTACCGGGCGATTCGATTTTCCGAACACCGTCAACAACTTGCTTGCATTTCCAGGAATAGTCAAAGGTGCAATGCGATCAAGAGCAGCACATATTACGCTCGCCATGAAGCTGGCTGCAATTGACGCAATTGCAAACTACGTCACCGATGATAAACTTTCGGAAACGTATCTCTTGCCTAATCCATTGGACATGAACCTTTCCGACAGTGTCGCTACAGCCATCGCCGCAGTGGCTGATAGTTGA